The following are from one region of the Quercus robur chromosome 1, dhQueRobu3.1, whole genome shotgun sequence genome:
- the LOC126726135 gene encoding fasciclin-like arabinogalactan protein 12 codes for MTKQTLFSLSILLIFLFHCITTLGQPAAAPAQPANAPVQPATPPVVQPAKAPAPVQSAKVPPTQKGVPDVTKILGKAGGFSVFIRLLKSTGVSDQLYGQLNNSNNGFTIFAPTDAAFSNLKAGTINSLSDLQKTQLVQFHILNTVVSLSNFQTLSNPVPTEAGDTSDGEFPLNVMTAGNQVNISTGLVNTTVGGTVYSDNQLDIYQVEKVLLPLDIFNPKPKHKAPAPAPTLSTPKTKDNDDESQSDATKVNESSPVSISGHGILVSIEVVLVAFILTKGLHGV; via the coding sequence ATGACAAAACAGACTCTCTTCTCCCTCTCAATTTTACTTATATTTCTCTTCCATTGCATCACAACTTTAGGCCAGCCAGCCGCAGCTCCAGCCCAGCCTGCAAATGCTCCAGTACAGCCTGCCACTCCGCCAGTAGTTCAGCCTGCCAAGGCCCCAGCCCCAGTCCAATCTGCGAAGGTCCCACCAACACAGAAAGGTGTCCCTGATGTCACCAAAATCCTTGGAAAGGCCGGTGGGTTCTCAGTCTTTATTCGCCTCTTAAAAAGTACCGGAGTTTCTGACCAATTATACGGCCAGCTTAACAATTCAAATAATGGGTTTACTATCTTTGCTCCCACTGATGCTGCATTTTCGAACCTCAAAGCGGGCACTATAAACTCATTGTCCGACCTACAAAAGACCCAACTAGTACAATTTCACATATTAAACACAGTTGTTAGCCTGTCAAATTTCCAAACTCTGAGCAATCCAGTGCCCACAGAGGCTGGAGATACAAGTGACGGTGAGTTCCCACTAAACGTGATGACTGCTGGCAACCAAGTGAACATCTCTACTGGTCTTGTTAATACCACGGTGGGTGGAACTGTGTATTCAGATAACCAGCTTGATATATATCAAGTGGAGAAAGTGCTTCTTCCTCTTGACATTTTTAATCCTAAGCCTAAGCATAAGGCACCAGCCCCTGCACCAACATTGTCAACGCCTAAGACTAAGGACAATGATGATGAGTCTCAGTCTGATGCTACCAAAGTGAACGAGTCTAGCCCAGTAAGTATCAGTGGGCATGGAATATTGGTGTCCATTGAAGTTGTATTGGTCGCATTCATTCTCACGAAGGGACTTCATGGTGtatga